Within the bacterium genome, the region GAAGAAGTGAGTAGGATGCTTATAGGTTTAATCAAATCAATTAAGAGTAAAATAGTATGAAGTATTTTCCCCTCTTCCTACTTTCCTACTTCCTACTTCCTACTTGCTTGGTATGCTGAATAGTTACCCGGAATTTTTGTTTAATAATCCCGAGGCAATGGCAATGACATCTGCTCCTGCTTTAATTACTTCCTCAATATTTCCTTCATTAATACCGCCAATAGCAACAACAGGTATTGAGGTTATCTGTTTAATTTTCTGGATTATTTCAGGACCAATAGGTTTTATTGCATTTTTTTTCGTGGTGGTTTGATAGATAGGTCCAATGGCAAGATAATCTATTTTCTCTTTAGTGGCTTTAATTGCTTGCTCAAAATTATGAGTTGATAGACCGATTATTTTATTTTTGAGTAACGGACGAGCCAAAGAAATAGGCATATCATCCTGGCCAAGATGGACACCATCTGCCTCTACGGCTAAGGTAATATCTACACGGTCATTAATGATGAAGGTTATTCCTTGAGTTAATTTGCGGAGTTTTAAGGCGTGATTGATAAATTCTCTATCGGTGAGATGTTTAGCACGGAATTGAATTATTTTTACCCCAGCCGCAATTATCTGTTGGGTAACTTCGTCCATTTTTTCTCCAAATAATTCATAATCAACAATTGCATACAGACCTTTCAATTATTTTAACTACCTCTTTTTCTAATAAATACAGAGCATATCGGATTTTCTCGAATTCAAAACTTAGATTTTCGTCTTTGAGTTTACTAATTTCTTCCAGAACACGACAGGATTCCTCAGCCCGACACATATTTGAAATAACTAAATCCACATAATCCTTTCTTTTTTCCTTATTTTGGGCTGAGATGGATAACCCTGGGTCAGATTCGCTATCCCTTGAGGTTAAAAGTGAGGAATAATTGACTAACTTATGTGTTAATTTTCCGATTTGATGACGGATTTTTTTTAGTTTTGAGGTTAGTTCTTCATCTTCTAAAACAAATCGACATACATCTTCTACAACTCTTATTCCTTCTTTTGCTCGATTTATATTGGCATCAATAATTCGGTATATTTTGTCTTCCATAGTCTATTTATCAGAAGTCAGAGGACAGAAATTAGAAGACAGATATTAAGGAACCTTATAAATCTGACTTCTATCCTCTATTTTCCTTCCCTGGTTTGGGTCACAATAAAACCTAAAAGTATCCCCAGAGAAATACACAGCAAAAGAATAATAACCTTAAGCAAGCCAAAGGTAATAATTAAAAGGCCAGCTAATAAACCGATTACTGACCCAATAACCGCTCCAGGATAAGCAGATACTATTTGTATTAGTTTATCTTTTATTTCGTTCATTGGA harbors:
- a CDS encoding thiamine-phosphate pyrophosphorylase, coding for MEDKIYRIIDANINRAKEGIRVVEDVCRFVLEDEELTSKLKKIRHQIGKLTHKLVNYSSLLTSRDSESDPGLSISAQNKEKRKDYVDLVISNMCRAEESCRVLEEISKLKDENLSFEFEKIRYALYLLEKEVVKIIERSVCNC
- the thiE gene encoding thiamine phosphate synthase is translated as MKGLYAIVDYELFGEKMDEVTQQIIAAGVKIIQFRAKHLTDREFINHALKLRKLTQGITFIINDRVDITLAVEADGVHLGQDDMPISLARPLLKNKIIGLSTHNFEQAIKATKEKIDYLAIGPIYQTTTKKNAIKPIGPEIIQKIKQITSIPVVAIGGINEGNIEEVIKAGADVIAIASGLLNKNSG
- a CDS encoding DUF2273 domain-containing protein, whose protein sequence is MNEIKDKLIQIVSAYPGAVIGSVIGLLAGLLIITFGLLKVIILLLCISLGILLGFIVTQTREGK